The sequence CTTACACACTGCCAGAGACTGCTAAGAGCAGAAGTGATTCCAGTCCCAGACTTCAAAGACCTGTCTGGCTTCTGCCACAAAAcacatgtttaattttaaaaaaagtgatcCACTTTAACACAACATGTAAACTCTAAGCAGCTACAGTTCAAAGCCACAAACTCCACTGCTAACACTAAAAAATTCTCCAATTCTGAAAAGTGAATAAGATGTTTAATCCTTTTAAATGCAAACTCAAAGTAGAAgggaaacattttcttctcctcccctctATAAAGTTACCATGACAAACCACATCACAGTTTCCAAGCAGTGCCATTGccatgctggcagtgctggaataATCAGGTGCAATTATGCCCTGCACCAGGTGGGATATGGAAATAGAGCCTTACTTCAGCTTGGAGGAGTCAGATTCATGTCTTGCTCTGATTCCCAAATCTGCTTCCTTACCCCTGAGGGAAAACATGTGTTTGATACTGACACGGGCAGTAGGTGtgagaggaagagcagcagagctgaataAACCATGGGCTTATAAAACCTGaattcttttcctgcagctACATGTTGGTCAAATGGCCAAAACATTTGCACTAACACAAAGGAACAGCTGAATGTGTGCCCTTCTAAAGTTAAGACTTTTGGTTTTCACTGtcttaaaaggaaataatcaaACCACACTACAAAAGAGAAAACTAGACAAGcaagaaaaatggggaaaaatactCTGTCCATTTCAAGAGCCACTGAAATCCTCAGCTGTAGCTGAATATGAAAGCTGCTCTTTTCCAAGCTGGATgatcctcatcatcctcactgCACCTCTGTGGGAATTCACTTTTCCAGAAGCATGTGTATCCAGTGGCTGACAATTCAAATGCTCCCCTGCACTGAACTACCAAAATACATCAAAATTAGCAAATACAGTGTCTTATCTCATATCAGAATTCTGATGACTCACTTCCCTATGAACCCTGCTTGCCCATGAGCCAGGAGGTGACATCTGTCTGCTCAGATACAGCCACAGCAGCATTGCAAAAGCCTTCCCAAGAGAGCAACCAACAGAAACATCAGAAACAAACCACGCCTCCCCAAATTCATATGCAGGAATTGAATGTGAGAGTCACAATTCTGCACTTTCCCTCCACCACTTCCTAAAGGACTGCTATCTAAGAGAACACCTTAAAGATCTTGGCTATTCTTCAGACAGAGTTTGGGGCTGTTTTGAAGCTCCTGTTCCAACCCAACGggtccctgcccacagcagcacctgctggtGACATGGTTACAGGACAAAGGAGCAGGTCagtctgctgggtttggggaggtAACAGGCATCCTGCAGCTGTCTGacttggctttttttctccacaaaGCACTCTAGGAGCCAGGAGAGAATACAAAGGCAAGACCAACTCCTCCAGCTACATCTTGCCATAGCTTTGGTATTAAATCAGGGACCTGGCTCACTGCCAGGTCAAGagagagcagaaggaagagaaacagTTTGATGGCAAAAGTATCCTTAACATAGAAGGCTCAGAAATTACCCTTCCACAGCCTCAACACAAATTTCCAGGTGAAGTACTAGAGAGAAGCATTAACTgacataaaggaaaataaagaacttGTTTCCCCATCCAACATTTCCCTCTGATCCCATAAGAACAGTTTTCCTGAGTTCTACTGGTTGAGGGATGGGAGACCAGCCAGCCCAAGGAACAGAGCTCCACAGATATCAGCAGACTTCAAAATACTGACTTACATCAAAATACATACTTCAAAAGCACTGAAGTATGCTTctccccccacaaaaaaagaagtatgcttccctccctccttttaATATAAACTCCAGAATTATTCATGTCAGAATTTCTATGAGAGGAAGATTTctaatttaagaaagaaataaagcctgTAATATACCTACCCAGTATCATTGTCTTGTTCTGCTCTGAGCATGGCAAACCACTGCTGTTTGTAAACAGAGGACAGccattctaaaaataaaaattaaaaaaaaaaaaaaatgagcttgGTGTTGTCtttggagctgggaatggtCATATACATTcgaaatagagaaataaaattacactgAAATAATGAAGTTACACTTATGAACTGGACAGTATACACAACCCAACCCCTGATAACTCCCTGTGGTCTTCAGCCCCCAGCCTCAACCACAGGGGAAGGGATTAACATCCACAACTAACAGGCAGTCACTCCAGACTATGTTCATCTCCTCAAACACCCACTGCTGCCACAAGTGATGCAACTCCCCATTTTCTCAGCACACAAAGCTCTGTTCAGCCAAGGAGCTCGTTAACAAGCTCTTGGGAGAAGGTGCTGCTCTCTGAATCCCCAGAGGAATTCTACGTAAgtcaaagaagaagaaaacaaaataaagggataaaagaaaacagtgacTTAACACAAATATggtaaaacaaacagaaattgtACCCTGCTAAGAATAAACATAAATCATGTCTTTCTTGGAGAACACACAAAGATTTTATTTGCCATGTTAATTTAATGTTGCAAGCAAGagataaaacagaacaaaactcaGTAGTTTGTCAGGCAGTTACACAAAAGGGATCCTGAAAGCACGGGGTGTAAGAAGTTCTTAGTCAAGATAACAAATGGGGCAAGAGGGCAAGGTCACATTTGAGAACCAGCTCTGGGAAATGGGCTGGGTGAGAGATCAGGGAGAGCCAACATGACCAAAAACAAGGAAGCTGATGAATGTGACAGAAGGGAGGAGAGGCAAGATCATGGATGGCAAACTTGAAACCAGCCTTTGTCCCACTGACTCTAGAGCAAAAGTACAGACTGTGATAGGAGCAAACTGGGAATCAACCAAAGgacatcagaaaataaaacatgaattaaGGCAATATATACAGGTAAGGAACAGAGAATGGATGTGCTAGAAGGCAAGGAAAAAGGAGAGCATCTTCTCTATTTGTGTACTGCATGTATCTATTTCCTACCTCACATTTCAGCTGCAATTAATCTGCTGATTTATGAAGAGGGAAAACACAGCTAAGGAAATGCTCGTTAGCCACCAAGTAAAACAGAACAACAAACACTGCTCACACAGACACATTATGTATTCCTCTCTCTTGCACCTTTTCTGCACAAAGATCAGACTGCTGTGAACTCCTAACACAGACACATAgagtataaaaataataaataaataaataaataatcataGTACTACTTTTAACTACTCAGTGTGATTTGCTTCTCTACCTCCTTGAGAACAACTTCATCTGGAATGATCTAAAAGGCTTCCAGCAAAACACAACTACCCAGCAATGGCCCTGTCTGCAACCTCTCAGGTACGAAGCATCCCCTCAAATACTGAATGCTGGCAGCCAACAGCCTGTTCCAAAGTACAGCCCAGGATTTATCTCAAGCTCCTTGTGAACTCTTCCCAACACACAGATCCTCCTCCTGCACGCAGAACGTGGCCCTGTGTCCTTATCCCTGCACcagtgtcctgtgtccctgcaccacagtgtcctgtgtccctgcaccacaatgccctgtgtcacctgtaCGTGCACCACAGTGCCCTGTGTACCCTTTCCCCAtgttccctttccctgcacCACAGTGCCACCCATCTGTCCTGTATCCCCTTTCCCTGCACCACAGTGCCACCCAGCTGCCCTGTGTCCTTTTCTCTGCACCACAGTGCCACCCAGCTGCCCTGtgttccctttccctgtgctccctttccctgcacCACAGTGCCACCCAGCCACCACAGTGCTCACAGTGGCTCAGGGActgcctccctgcagagccagcacttCTGTGCTATGCacaaatttcactttttcaatGAGCACAAGGAAATCAGTCTCAAAGATGCAACAATCTCAGAACAATTCTTCCTTTGACGGCCACAGGTAAAGGCTTGGGGGTTTGAGAACAGACACAACATTTACCCACCAAAGAGCACTATGAAAAGGCTGCACATCACACTGTGTTAACAGCAGACAGTagcaggagaaaaatcaaaagcagctccagaaaaTTTCTGGTTTGCAACATCTTACTGACTGACTGACAAAGCCACTTCACAGGGATACAAATCCACTGCTCTCCTGTGTCACCATTACAGATCTAAATAGCCATTCACCCAAAGTTATTAGTATAATAACCTTTGCACTTTGCCTAGTCTGTACCAGTATCACCCTGAAGTGAGATGGATTATATTTACTTTATACATCACTTAAGCATGAAATACATCACACATCAAAGCTGAAACCTGCTCTTCTGGGATTTTTATGCATAACAAAATGCTATCAgacaacagcagcaggatgagaaggagcttttcattttccagtgatACTGGGATGTTAGCATCAATATCTCTAATAATATGAAATGGCATTTCCCACTCTGAGCTTCAAAAAGCACCAGGCCCTAGGAGGAGGATGTGCTTTATAGAAGTCAAAATGCAGACAAATGAACAGGAGTGGATTACTTGAATATCCTCTCTGCTCTGAATCATGCTAAATCTCTATTAGTAAATAACATTTGTTTTGGAAGAGGGAAGAAGAGTTCATGGCATCTTGtgcttttcatttcaattttagGATTTGATTACAAATCCTATCAAAAGCTATTTAGCTCTTTTTAGAAACAAATGTCTAGAAAACAGTTGAGTCTCACCAAGTTTTACTCTCCCATAAAGTAAGGGATTTTCTGTTTATCCGGGCCCCTGGGACCATTTAGACATTGATAAAGTACTGTATCTATTGTAAAGCATTTTGACAACTTGACAGATGAGCAGAATGCTTATCACATGGTGATGACACCTATATGAGTGCCTTTGCAGAATTTTATGCCTGTAATTTTCATACTCAGCTTCTGCTGAATCTTCAACCACAAACCCGATGCTGGAGATAAACATGTGAGTGGCAAGAGAAGTAAGCACACTGAGATCTTCCCAATCACTCtagggcagcacaggctggggaaggCACACACAACGTGACCAAGAAGAACCACGGAATGATTTGAGCTGGGAAAGTCCTCTGAAGTCACTGAGCCCaactgctctccctgcactgccaaggccaccactaacccatggccccaggtgccacatccacacaacCTGTTAAAgccccccagggatggggactccacccctgccctgggtagctgtgccagagctggacAACTCGTTCCAGGACAGAATGAATTTTCCCAgtatccaacctgaacctcccttGAGACTgttcctccttgtcctgctcctgttccctgagagcagagcctgaccccctGGCTGgaccctcctgtcaggagctgtagagagtgacaaggttccccctgagcctcctgttctgcagctccctcagctgctcctcatcagactcgtgctccagacccttccccagctctgtccctcttGGGACAcgctccagcagctcccagtctCTCCTGGGGTGAAGAAACTGAAGGCAGGAACCAAGGTGAGgcctcagctgtgcccagcactcacTCACTCACCTGAGGGCAGCAGGCCATCTCTCTCCACGATTCTGGCTGAGGCCAGGTCACTGATGATGTACTGCAGCCTCAGGTGTGCAAACACAGGCAGGAAGGCGTTCCCCTGCGCCGACTCCAGGAAAGCAATGTCACCCCCAAACTCTGCAACACACAGCACCCACCTTATTTGTGCCTCCCTAAATATCTTCCAGACCTATTTATACTGGACTTTTTCTTATTGATTAGAGAAAGTCATTATGAGCATTTaatggcttttattttattatggtTATTTAATGGCTTTTGCCACTAAAATGACTCGTGTTCAAACCCCAAACCAAGGCCTGGCCAATTCTCCCTACCTCTCCTGCGCTCAGCAAACCAGGCATCAGCTTCAGTTAACACCTGCTTGAAAGACCCATTCCAAGAAGGCACAAGCTGAAGGAACATCCACTGggcaaaacaaataaattttagTGAGTCAGTTGAAGAAGGTTTCAGGTAAGTAATCTGCAGGTTAATAAGAGACATTTCCACACTGCATTCATTTCTATAAAAGTTCTGCTACTCCATGAAACACTTTCAGTCAATCCCACAAAGGTTGCACTGCATTGAGCCCCAGGCAAGTACCTTTTTGAGAGCAGTGTACACATCCATTTCCACCTGCAGCACAAACAGGTTGGAGGAGCTGATCAGCTGCTTCATGAGGTTTATGCTGGAAAAAAGCAATCGTAACAGGTCAGtgagacagaaaagagaaaaagaaggggaggTAGGGAACAAGCAACTAGCAAGAGCTCAGGAAGTGATCTGCAGTGAGCTCCAGAGTTGGGAAGGGACTGTCCTTCATCCCTGCAAGGGAAGTGCTGCCCCAGTACCTGAGTTCCTTGAAGAGTCCAACACTCTGGTGAGTCATCAGATTGTTCAAGAGCCACTCAAGGCACCTGCATGGAAAGCAAGGAATTAGGACTCTGCTTGTTCCCTCTCTACGTCAATAGTAGGATTTGCAGACAACACGCAGCTGGGTGGGactgtggatctgctggagggcagaaGGGTTCTGCAGAGGGATTTGGACAGACTCAATCAATTCAGATTAggtacttgatttttttttcccattccagtggtcaggcattggaacagattgcccagtAATGTGGTAGAATCACTACCCCTGGAGGTGTCTGGATCTGGCTCTGGATTATGTGGTTTAGTGGTTTTAGTGGTAGTGCTTGGAATGGATTATCTTacaggtctcttccaaccttggtgttctatgattctattctaAAAAAATACTAAGACAATTAAACTGGTCATTATGGTACTGTGTGTAAATTCACTGTTAACTGGCAATGTCCAAAGCAGCTTGGAGACAGTAATTCTTACTTTTTCTTCACGGAGTCCAGCCCATACGTCCCTGCAGAATTGTAATAACCACACACAGTTTGGGCAGTGATGGTTTCCTTCATTGTTTCACCACATTGCTGGATTAAACCatcctgcagggaggaaaaaacacacaaatgttCTCAGTGTGCATTTCCCAACAGGAAGTGTCAGACACTGTGAACTGTGCTGTTCACCCAGATTTGCATGCCTGAACCATCCCCAAAGgcccacaggctgcagcaacTTATGCTATGCTGttcaaaacatttaaatcaTCATTCCTCAGAAACAAGGATGTTCCTTAAGAATACTTCCCATGAAAGAAAGGGGTACTGAATGCCTTCAGGGTAGAGCAAGTGAGCTCCAAAACctatttaatctatttttagATATCATGCTCAAATCACTTAATCTCACACCTCAATCTTAGTCACAGCATTTTTCAATGAACCCACTGCATTGTGCTTGGCTTTTTCCCCAGCTAGCCTGAAAAGCTGATTCATTTCTCTGGATGCAAACAGCCAGGTGGGCGAGGATACTCGGAACTGCTGTGCTTCTTTCAGGTACAGACAGGAGCAGGGGCATTGTGACTCACAAGCTGCAGCatgcaggctgctgccagcagggcgaCCACGCGGCTGGGGTTGATCAGCACATCATCCCTGTAGAGCGAGCCAAAcgccacctgcagggctgcaaggGAACAGCAGtcaaacacagacacagccccgAGCACGGGGCAGCAGAGTCCTTGAACACAACCAAACCCCTCACTGCACACCTTCTCTATGGTCTCAGTGCTGGCTCTTCACCTAGAGCACCTGACCAGACACAAAACACGGGCCAGGAACCCATCCTTTACTAAGTTCCCATGATTTAAACAAACTCCTCAGCATCCCCAAGAGCTGaaaaactgcacaaaaaaaagagctgaaCCTCATGAGCCTTCTCTGAATATCATGAGGTTTAACTTAACCTCTCCCTTCAGGGTTTGGTTAAAGTAAAAGGCTCCCACTTACCTTCTACATCAATATTTTGATCAGGAATCTCCAGCTCTATGACATTCATGCTGGATTCTTTCCAAGAGCCACTGAACATACTGGAAAAGTAGCCTGACTGTatgaaggaagagagaaaagaactCAACTAAGACATTTCATCCCACTTAAAACTGCCAAAAGCAGCACATGGAATCAAACATGGTTAATAATTACCTTTATGCAGAACAAGATATATTAAGGGAACTTTCACAAGATAAAACATTCTGACAGACTTTAGGGGCTGATTGTAGTTGCTGTTTCTGACAATCAAAATGCCCACAGGAAAACTTGGGCTACATGTGTGTAACCAGAGTAACGGAAGAGTTTTAAAAGGCCAGAAAAGCTACACAAGCTCTTTTCCCACAAACCACATCACCAGTGGGGACAGAATTAGTCCAAGAACTAAGTCCTTAAGGTTAATGGCAAACAATAAATCCTGCAGGCATTAGGGAATGCCAGTTTGGGGAAtgagggtaaaaaaaaaaaaaaaaaagaaaaaaaaaaggcatgcaAGACATATAAATTATTGTACAAGGCTGCAGCCTCATACCaaggacacagacacacacaccaTTTACGGCAATATACCTTTCATTATTAAGTGAAAAGCACATAAAACTAGAATTTGAGGTTTCCATccaaaggaagggaaaggtaATGCTCTACTAGGGATCCtgattttccttcccagcagaTGTGCCCATTATGAGATGCTATCAATGAAGTTTACCTGAGAGATCAAAAGAATAAAGTCTATTTGTACAGCACCACATTCCCTGACCTCTTCCCTCAGCATTTCAGCTCAGGGCAGCAAATAACACAAAATCAATTTTGATTTCATTTGATCAGGTCAATATTTCTGTACCCTCAGCATATCCCTAACTCTGAAACATACAACATGTTCCTATTAAACCCAGGACCTCACTCATCTTTGTCCTCCTCATGAGGCTGCCTCAGCTTTGCCACAGAGTTTTATAAGGATTTATCACTTTTGTAGCAGCatcatgaaaaagaaatcccccatttctcagagctgctgtgaccaGGCAGTCCTGACTGTCCTTCACAGAACTCAAGGCAGTGTGTGGAGAGACAGGGGAGCAGAAACAGCCAGGCTGAGTCTGCtcaggggcacagagcagtCAGAATGGTATCAAGAGTCATTTACATGGAGTTATTCCTAACTCAAACACTACCTACAGTACCATAACTGCAATGCAGGAGTGTGCCCTGACACAGAACCTGCCTGAGGAGAATGGTGA is a genomic window of Oenanthe melanoleuca isolate GR-GAL-2019-014 chromosome 22, OMel1.0, whole genome shotgun sequence containing:
- the GMCL1 gene encoding germ cell-less protein-like 1 — protein: MGSLGSRVLRRKAGLPRGEAAAAGKGGKRKRSGAEGTGDSDSDGEAEREERLLHLRGRRKKLKSTSKYIYQTLFLNGENSDIKICALGEEWNLHKIYLCQSGYFSSMFSGSWKESSMNVIELEIPDQNIDVEALQVAFGSLYRDDVLINPSRVVALLAAACMLQLDGLIQQCGETMKETITAQTVCGYYNSAGTYGLDSVKKKCLEWLLNNLMTHQSVGLFKELSINLMKQLISSSNLFVLQVEMDVYTALKKWMFLQLVPSWNGSFKQVLTEADAWFAERRREFGGDIAFLESAQGNAFLPVFAHLRLQYIISDLASARIVERDGLLPSEWLSSVYKQQWFAMLRAEQDNDTGPQEINKEELEGNSMRCGRKLAKDGDYCWRWTGFNFGLDLLVTYTNRYIIFKRNTLNQPCSGAVSLQPCRSIAFRLRLASFDCSGKMICSRTTGYQILTLEKDQEQIVMNLDSRLLTFPLYICCNFLYTSPEKRADSEAQLDHLEA